The following nucleotide sequence is from Nocardioides eburneiflavus.
GTACCACTGCTCGTCCCGCTCGTCGTGGTCGTCCCACCTGTACGCCTCGCGCACCGCGCGACCCAGCAGCCGCGGGGCGCGCGAGCGGCGCAGGTCCCACCTGAGGTCGTCGAGCAGGCCCCCCAGGCCGGCCGGTTCGCCGAGGAGCCCCGCGAGCGCGTCGATCTCGCGGACGTTCTCGTCCGTGCGTTGCAGGTGCACGCCCCGGACGTACGGCGACTCCGACGCGGTGGACATGGGGTGACCCTAGCCAGCCGGGGGAGGGGCACAATCACCCCCGTGAGGGCGATCTTCTTCGAGGAGGACGACGCGCGGGCCGTGGTCGCGCGACTGCGCGCCGACGGGTTCGAGGCGCAGATGCAGCGCGAGCGGCTCGCCGGCGAGGATGATGACGAGGACCACCCGTGGGCGGTGCTCAGCGATGCCCCGGCGTTCATGCTCGAGGTGCTCGTGGACACCCACGACGGCTGGCTCGACGAGGACCCCGGCACCGGCGACGTCGGGGAGCGCGGTGGGGAACACGGCGACCCCCTGCCGCCGTTGCACCTCCCGACCGCGCCCAGGCGTATCAAGCGCCCCGACCTAGGCTGAGGAACATGACCGACCGCCGCATGCTGCTCGTCCACGCCCACCCCGACGACGAGTGCATCAACAACGGCGCCACGATGGCGCGCTACGTCGACGACGGTGTCGGCGTCACCCTCGTCACCTGCACCGCCGGCGAGATGGGCGAGGTGCTCGTCCCGGACCTCTCCCACCTCGCCTACGAGGAGCAGGGCGGCCTCGGCGACCGCCGCCGCGACGAGCTCGAGCAGGCGATGAAGGTCCTCGGTGTCACCGACCACCGCTTCCTCGGCGGCTTCGGCCGCTTCCACGACTCCGGCATGGCCTGGCACGAGGACGGCCACGCCGTCGCGGCCGAGACCATCCCCGACAACGCGTTCTGGCACGCCGACCTCACCGAGGCCGCCGACGAGCTCGTGAAGGTGATCCGCGAGGTACGCCCGCAGGTGCTCGTCACCTACGACCAGTTCGGCGGCTACGGCCACCCCGACCACATCCAGGCCCACCGCGTGGCGATGTACGCCGCCCAGCTGGCCGCGGTCCCGTCCTACCGCCTCGACCTCGGCGAGCCGCACGACGTCGCGAAGATCTACTGGACCGCGATGAGCGAGTCGCGGATGCGGGCGAGCCTGCGCGCCCTGCGCGAGGCCGGCGACACCGAGACGTTCGCCGGGATGGAGCCGGACGGCAAGCTGCCGCCCTTCGTGACCCCCGACGAGCTCATCAGCGCGCGGGTGGACGGAGCCGCGACGGTGCAGCGCAAGATGGAGGCGCTGGCCAAGCACGAGACCCAGGTGCGGACCGACGGCCACTTCTTCGCCGGCGCCGAGAGCGGTCACTCGTGGTGGTCGGAGGAGTTCTACCGCCTCGTCAAGGGCACCGCCGGTCCTGCCGACGCCGACGGGTTCGAGGACGACCTCTTCGCCGGCCTGTGAGGCTGCTGCTCGCCCTCCTCGGCGGCGGCGCCGCAGCCGCGGTCGGCGTCGTCTCCGGTGCGGCGGGCACCGTCCTCCACCTGCGCTGGTGGGGCCTGGTCCTGGCCCTCGGCACGGCCGTCGTGGTGCTCGGCTGGCTGCCCGCGGGTGGCGTACGGGTGGCGTTCGCGCTCGGCTGGTGCGTCCCGGTCCTGCGCGGCGCGCTGGAGGGTCCCGGGGGCGGGTTCCTGGTGCGGGCAGATGCTGCCGGCTGGTCGCTCCTGGCGGCCTCGGCGGTGCTGCTCGTGGCGGCGGTGACGACCGTACGCGGTCCCCGTCGGGCGTCCGCGGGGCACGCCGCCGATCCGGGACTTCGAGGGTCGGGCACCTAAACTCGCCGCGTGCCGAAGAACCAGACCAGTGCCGCGCAGCCCCGCGAGAAGGCGGGCGCCAAGGTAGTGCTGTGGCTGCTCCTCGCGCTCGGCGTGCTGTTCGGCGGTCTCTACGTCGCCGCGCACTACGTCGCCGGGGACAAGGTCCCGCGCAACACGACGGTGTCCGGCGTCCGCATCGGCGGGCACCCGCAGAGCGAGGCCGCCGAGCGGTTGCGCGCCGGGCTCGCCGACCGCGTCGCCCGCGACATCGCGACGACCATCGG
It contains:
- the mshB gene encoding N-acetyl-1-D-myo-inositol-2-amino-2-deoxy-alpha-D-glucopyranoside deacetylase — protein: MTDRRMLLVHAHPDDECINNGATMARYVDDGVGVTLVTCTAGEMGEVLVPDLSHLAYEEQGGLGDRRRDELEQAMKVLGVTDHRFLGGFGRFHDSGMAWHEDGHAVAAETIPDNAFWHADLTEAADELVKVIREVRPQVLVTYDQFGGYGHPDHIQAHRVAMYAAQLAAVPSYRLDLGEPHDVAKIYWTAMSESRMRASLRALREAGDTETFAGMEPDGKLPPFVTPDELISARVDGAATVQRKMEALAKHETQVRTDGHFFAGAESGHSWWSEEFYRLVKGTAGPADADGFEDDLFAGL